TTTTAGAAGAAAGGGCCAGcgcatttgcaaaaatatcaaactCAAGGCACGCATGAGTTTAACAAAGCTTTAAATGCATTCGCAATTTTCATGGCTTTCAAGGACATTGTGATAGAAGTTTCAAGCTTGTAGCCTGGCCACTGTTTTCGAGGAGTATGGACAGAAAAGTTCCCAACGAACACGGATCATTATTCAACGATTCCATGATTCACAGCCTGATGACAGGAATTATTTGCAGTGTCATTCCAGAATATTTGGCACAATAACCCCGAAAACCGACAGGTTTGCTGGACATGAACCGAGGACTTGAAAGAGAAAGCATGTTTCCCTTAAAGAAAGGGGGTCCACAATTGCCCCAAAACATGCTATAGAAGCAGGTAACATCTTATTTTGGCTCCAAACTGGTGATGAGCTCTTGGGCAAGTCCGATATTTAACATGTCAAGTAGGAAAATAAACTGCGTCATTCTATGAAATGTTTGTTCGGACGAGATTTTTTACATATTCCTGATGATAGAAAAACAAAGGTCTGCTTCACATTCAAGGTGCATATCATCTTGCCATGAATTCAGGTCCACAAAACGGATTACCGGATCTACAAACTATTCAATCCAAGAGAAAACTCTAGGGAGAGGAAGGTTGGCGTGGACAAATATGTTTGCTTCAAAACACATCTCACCCAATGCCAACCGCGACGACTCGGTTGCTCTTAGTTCTAATTGCATTACTGTCTTTGGGAGTGACCATATGCTGTAAGCGTATGCATGTAGGGCCATCCATAGGGTGGTCCAAAGACGACCGAAGATGGAAGTTCTACCAAGTATGATCAAGGGACGGACTTCTTGTCATGGCcttgttcaattgaaatgaatcctCTCCAGACGGAAATGCCACTTGCAAATGAAGTCGTGGAGTCTCTCCCAACACTCAGGTGCATGAGCTCGGTCTTTCATTCCATCGGGATGACGCATTATTCATCTTAGGGCCCCCGAGTTAGGGATTCAAGCTGAATGGTCTTAGATAGTTCGCTATTTGAATGCACATCGAGTTGCCATGACTAGCAGTATCGCACCAACATCTTTTATGAGCGAGTTTAAATGACGTCAGCTTATTCTCCTTTAATATCAAAGGcgaaaaaaggagaaggaaCAGAGACAGCCAGAGAGATCAAAAGAGGGAAGGAGACACGAACGAGCAAACGACATCGTCGTTCTGTCCAAAGAAGTCTCAGAGGCACTTCTCACTTAACTCTGAACAATTCTCTCCTAACACCAGAGTCGATCCCTCCCTCGCCTTTGCCTCCCAAGTACTCCCTCTCCTCGTCTCTCACAACGTCAGTTCGTCccctcttcgtcgtcttctttttctgtttcatGCCGAGTGTGCCTGGAATTAAGGCAAGGGATCCAAGCCAGAAATGCAATGACTCGGCCAATGGAGTCTGCAGCAGCCGAACAGCAAGCAGGACCAAGAACACGAGAGCACCTCCTTCTTTATCATACCCTTACAGCTGCCCACTTCTACCTTAATGTCTTAAGTCTGCCTAAGCCAGCGGCTGCCACcattcctctttcttctctttctccagCTGATGCAGAAAGAGTCGCTAGCTGCTGGAGATCCTCCAGGACTTGGCCAGAGAGGGAGGTTGCAGCCACCAATCCATTCAGCGAACCTTCAGAGCTTTTGAACTTGCTGGCGCAGACAAGAACGTCGACGAGGATCTCAACCAGAGGAGCGGAGGGGACAACAGTAAGGCAAAGTCTGCCTACAAACAGCCAAAGCTTCGACCCACAGGGGGATCGACTCGAGTAGAAACCTCTCTGCAGAGCGAGGGAAGAATGACTGAGACAATGTATGCGAGTTGCGTGTGTGCCACGGAGTGAGTGAAGGCactactctctctctctctcatgcacacacatacacacactcgCACATCATATTCCGAAGAACTGGCCAAAAGAACCCAAAGCAGAACAAgttgggaaattgaagtcGACTTACGGGAATGTAGAAATTACTACTAgtattctctctctctcgctatCCTTCTCGATTTATTGGAGAGGCACGTATTTAACTGGTTCCCAAATGCAAGCTAATGGTTGTCtcgctctttttttcttttttccgcACACATGTAACAACTCGTTGGCCATGCGTGAGCACGTCAATCATCAAAGATCTTCAGGGCATATGGCAACACTGTCTCGTGAATCCAAGCAGTCACTACAGAGTATGACTGAGTATGTACCAGAAGTAACCAAGCAAGAAGAGTCATTCCAAGACGATGACAACATGGCACTTACATGGGATCCTCAAATCATCCAAACGCGAGCCTTTTTCCAGAACGGGTCCATGCACTGCTGCACATCTTACTACTCTTTAGTCATTCATGAGAACTCATTTTAAGTTTGACCATGTTTTATTGCCTACTGTTCGATTTTATCACTCCAAGATGGCTGCGGTAAAAGAACGAATATTTTACAGAAGATACCACCTGATCAGTGGGTTCTTCTTAGGCTTTGGGTTCTTACTTGGCAAATAGAAATTATTCCCCTTGACCATTTTCTATGAAGGTGTTACCATGTCCTTGACAATCGCTTTGACTTAACGTGATGTAACTAAGCAAGCAAAAGCCTCAAAACTTATACGAGAAATTGATGGAATATTTGAGTAGACTTGTACTCTGCTGTCtatgtatatacatcataTAAAGCAAATGATGATGCTCAGGGCCCCCGTAATGCATGATAGAGGCCTAGAATTGAGATATCAAACCAAATGCCTTACAAAGCTGCAATGGAAACCGGTGTTACAGAAAAATGGAGGTAAGGTTTCAACATGAAAATTATTACACCGAAAAGGTCATCCTCGTTGAAGAGTAGTCGCAAGCACTAGATTTCGGGTCTATTGATggccaatgattttttttatactCTGGGAGCCAAAAGTTTGAATGAAGATTCAATTGAATGTATGTCAATTAAATCATGACCATTGAGCAAGATGATTTACCTCAAATATATGAAACGTTTGCCTGCCattcttcaaatcatttttaagAAGGATAGGGAGATTGGTTCTACGTTACTGAAAGGTCAGAAAAGTGATGCTCTTACTAGTGCATTGGGTATGAGATAAATTCCAAAGAAGTATATCCTCTTCATTgttgataatttttttttggtagcAATCTCGGAGATTCACTATTTGcttatttatttgtttatcTATTCAAGTCCTGAAGTCTCTTTTGTGATTGACAAGAAACTAGGACCCTAAAGACCAGTGACTAAAATTTATAAGTTCAATTGAAATGTACAATCAAAGCAAAACACACTTCGTTGATGACGTTGATAAATCTAAGTTAAATCGTAAACATACGTGGACGAAATTTCTAGTTCAATATCGCAGATGTGTGAAGTGTGGTGTATTCAGTGTCAAGTATATGCAAGTCAATATTGACAAGAggagtcaaagaaaaaaaatcttgcttaCCTTTGGTGTTGATGGGGATGATGCCTAGACATGAATACCTGCGGTCCAGGTGCCACCCCCCGGCCTGTGGCTCCTCCAGGAGGTGTGGCCGAGGGTGGCAAAGTTCGAACATCTGGAGGGGCCGACATGAATCGTCAAAGACCACCTCCTAGAACACAGCTGTTGACGGATCACACCAACCAAGGCAAGGGTTTAGAACCGAGACTCAATTCCTCATGCCAATAGCCATATCCGGGGCTGAAGAACCCCGCCTAATCTAGGCAGTCACGAAATTGGATGGGACGAAACACGGTCCCAGGACACGCCCAACGGTTGGTAAATATAAAATTGGGCTGGAACGCAATTGCTTTACAAATGTTCCAGCTTGAGTTCAAGGGATGCCACCTTTTCCGTAGCTTCTTGGGAATCAGCCCTGTGCTGAAATTCCCCGGCGATATTTCGTCCAGGTCCCGTACGTTTTTTTGGCGGCGTATTTCAACGATCGGCGAATAGTCCGGCGTCTGGCCGTTGAACAAGGCGACCGGAGACTGTTGAGGCGATCGCAGCACACAAACGACTGAGGGCCAACCAGTAGAAGGAACAGGCAGACTTATGAAAGAgggagagatagagagagaaaaaagaaagagagagagagagatgatcTTCTCGACCGCGGCAGTCTTCAGCTCACTGTAGccactacaactactactagtaGCTTTCGACGCAAGGGGGCGGCAACTCGTATTTCTGTGTGCCGGAGTTATGCTCTTATCGTACTATAACTTGAACAACGGGCAGATGCAGCAGCACGCACGGAAGTTCGGCCAGAGCCACCCCCTTCTTCTAGCTGTTAGTCTTCTACATCGACATTGAGGATCGGATACTCCGAGTGGTGTGACTTGAAAATGACCGGCAAGCCTCCCTTCGTAGCTCGGGCTGACGGAGCTTACGTACCTCGAAGGGTTTTCAAAGGCACACTAGGGATAAAAAATTCCAAGCTCACAACTAAAAATTGATTTAAGATGCACCAGATTTTCAGTTTTACTGAcctaaatttcaaatatacgtaatcaaaacttgattttgtgAGAGAAGAATTAAAGAAATTACTTATGCTGTCAATAAATAACGACAATAGTTTGCTCAAATGTTCTCTGGAAGCCAAATAAGTCTGTCCCTAAAGGAGGAAACAGGTTCCGTTGGCCGAGTCCAAGTCTGTTTTAGTGGGGAAAGAAGCTTGAATACTCGCGGAATGCCCTCCATGTGGACAGAGGGACGAACTCTGGCGCACAAGAGTAGCAACGAAAATGGAGAAGATGAAACAAGGCCTGGATTAGGGTGCAGCGGTGCTGTGAGTAGACGGCAGAGCCCAACACcacttccaccaccaccaccccagTCACGCTTTTCTCCAGGGCAGCACAAGGCTCTGCTATTTGAGTGGCCAgcttccccccccccttttacATACTACATTGCACAAAAAGAACAACCTGAAAGCTACTTTTAAGGATTTAAGCTGATCAAGAAATAGCCCACTTGTTCTTTCAAAATGGGGAGGTGAAATAGCAATTTGACGtcacggccaaggcggatgtacggttTTTAAGGATTTAAGCTGATCAAGAAATAGCCCACTTGTTCTTTCAAAATGGGGAGGTGAAATAGCAATTTGACGTCAGAGCGTATTTTTTTGTAAGGATTTAAGTTCATGAAGATCTCCATATGCTTGCGGGAATATTTAGTACTTTCGTGCATGTCTACTATGTACTATTATTGACTTTTGAGTTATGCTCAAGcttgaaatgtcaattttatttaaaaagaaaatgaaccaaaacaCTGAAAGTGACGATGGCGCAAGCATACAGTTCGAGTGGCTGAGCATCCACTTTGTTTGACCCTAtatcaaaaagtattttcggGACCTTCATTACGAGGTGCCATTTTTCAAGAGCATGCTACCCAGCAATAAGTGAGGTGGCACACATTCAACGTCAGTATTCGACATCAAGTGCTAATCCTGCTTATGCACTTACAATCATTTACATCAAGTGGACGTATAAGATCCTGCTTGTTTGGTCCTAATAGACGTGTTCCTAGCCTTGCCATTGAATACAATTTTGCTCAATTCGGTTGAAGCACAGAGTGCTGAATCGTTCCGTACAAACGGGTGTTGCAGAGCCTTCCATTAATTCCGTGAACTTCCCCATGGATAAAACGTTCGGTCTGGATGGAGCGCATGTGAAGtacaatattttgatttatgcGTGCAACCGTTGCGGTTGGAAGTCATGCAGTGAGGGAAAAAAAGCAACGGGGCAAGAGCGACATCCTTAAGACATAACTAAAAACAATGCTTAAACAGGCCCAAAACAATGCGTGGGTAAATCGCGCTCATATGTGTTGTTAGAACCTCCTCAGATCTGCCTCTAAATCTGACGACTACACTATCGAATTTTCAACTACTTAAAATCGCTCGTCTTTGTTGCAAGGAACTGCGTAGAACAAGATCGGATGGAACAGGTTTCTcaagaaggaaaaatcaaACTGTAAAAAATAAGTTGCGTGATATTTGCAAGTAACTTTCGTGAGGTTAATAGGAATTTTCCTGCTAGACTTCCCTAGCTCCTGGGTAAGAAGAGCCTATTGTTTACTTGACCATGAAATGTTAATATATTTCACATTGCACTCAAggtttttgaattgttcaatttgtttgcaTCCGCAAGAACAAAATTGGGCTCTCATCATAAGAAGGACTTCAAAATGTGGACCtccattcaaaaaaaagcttcaagGATGCAACGACTCGGCTCAAAGGCTGAGAGCTAACAAATGTTGATCAAGTCTAAATCCTATTTTTGGGACAAATTCTTAGGAGAAAATATTGATTAAACACACAAAGCCTTGACcccaaaattgaagaacagcccaaaacaaaaattaatcTTGTCGATCTTTGCCAAAAAATCGGTAGCAAATATGGGGAACAAAAGGTTCCCTGAATGGTTCGCTGAGGAGCCAAATGTCGCTGGAGGCCGCTGAGGTTTCCTTGGCTTAGTCAAGAGCACAATTGGATTCGATCGTAACAACGGGATCCAAATTAGCATAACCATTCTGGTTAAAgagtccaaaattcatttcatgtgCCATGGAGCTTAGCAGTCGTTGTTGACCATCATCGTCGTCAAAgatataaaataaaaagttagctttaagaaatatctttttttcaaatatctgcTCGATTGGTCCGAAAACTAATTCTTACGCATCGATCATCAAGGTCACCGTTACCGCAAACACTATTTTAagtcttgaaaatatttgactaTGGAACATCACAATCTTTACTAAAAACGTTCTTTGTTATTCTCAATATTCAtatcaaatttggcatcacgattcgtcgtcatcatcagaGTCAGGCGCCAATACGCGAGTAGCTGCCGTCATATTCTGAGGGTAAAACGTTGCatcaaaacatcttttgaagaCTACTCGGGCCTTTTTAGAGGGCGGGGATCTCGGAACGGtctcttcatttccttcgATATCCCAAATCCCTCCTTGATCCATGGACATTTCAGCCATTACATCGGGTGTAAGGAGCTCGCGATTCAAAGgttctttggccaaaattggagTCACACCGGGCGTGAGGTGTGATGTTTTACCAGGCTTGGGCTCCCTTTGAGTACTGGCCTTCGGCGGTGGTTCCACGTGACTAAGAAGCCTTTCACCGGTATTAACTGGTATAGGATCTGTCGCACTATTCTCATCGATGGTGGCCATTACAAGCGCTGCCTCATAGAAACCCTCGTGCGACAGGGCAAATACTATTGGTCTATGGAAAGAACGtgaatgaaattgagaaaaagaagccGTAAAAATGATGTGAGCCAGCTCAAAGTCGACCTTACTTTCCTCCCACATCAAATGTGGCTGACAGGGGCAGACTGAAAGCTTCCGCAAAACCGTTGAAGGATCTTAGTTCCTTTAAACAATATGTCACATGTGAGGTCTCTTTGATGGCATAGGATTGGAATTCGGGAATTTTCATGGTGAACACAGTAGACACAGCATGTCTCCGAGACATCTCGTCTTGATCTTCAATGAAATTCTTCAGTTTGAATTCTCCAGGTGAAGCGATCATTGTAActtcttcttggttttgtAGAAAGCTGTCGAACACAGATGAGAGAGTTTTCGAATCGATGTCTAGATGATTCGAACTTTCGGAGGTATCGTATTGGGcctaaaaaaagaattttttatAGATTTGTTAGTCAAAATCACATGGATCTAACCATAACTCCTTTGCTTTTAATCAGATTTTTAATCAAGGAAATTTTACTGTATATCTGTTACTTAATTCAAACACTTACCATTTGAGAGCGAATTTACATGACACTAGTCCTTTAActccaattcatttcttggCAAGCATTATGCCTTTTGTAAAGAATTTGAACATATGGATGGTTATATTTTACCATTTAATTTCTTAATGTTATTGGTAGGCTTTGAATTTATATTAACATTAATTTTTGGACTATTTTCAACCTCTTTGAAAGCGTTTCTGAACCCGAGGTATCTTATATTTCGATGGCTTGACTTTTTGTTAAAGATTCaaaggtacgtacgtactttgTCTCAAAAAACTACCACCACATAAATATGTGCGATGAAAAAGAGTATaccaatgagaaaaaaataatcgaTGAGGGGGTCGAGTGCTTGTGTAAATGACGACACTAGCTAGTAGAATGATAGattaattgaaacaaaaataattcccCTATGTAACGACCGAGCGCCAGTTCAACAGAACAGAAAATCAATCATACTTTGCAATCCTTCCCGACAAGAAGGTGGACTTCGTAGTAATGGGAATGACCAGACCATACCAGAGTTCTTTGAAGTtaatcttttcaaaatcctAGAAAGTTCTAGGCTCCTTGCCTTGCAGACTCACTTGGAGAGCTCTAAAGTGTCCTTTCTTTCGTACTCTTAAACCGAATTCTGTTCCTTGCTCCAACTAACAGGCAAGGGGCCAAGACCAAAAACTTTCCTCAATATCACTCCAACCACGCAGTTCAAACTTGATGGAACAAGTCTCAAGAAGGACGCAGGTTTGTGCAGCATTGCATTTCCCTTCGTCAAAGGGCACCAAAGTagaaagaacaagaagggCCCCGTTTTCAAGGTTACGAAACGATCAGCTGGCTGAACACGTTTATGCTTTACTTGTACAATACCTTCACCGTGTCGGCCTCGAGGAATGGAACCACATAGCTCTTGGTAACGTTGAATTTGCAGCGCAGTTCTATTCTGACTTGGGATTCCGATGGGTCAATTTGGATGCAAGCGGCCTCGACCATTCGATCCACTTGACTAATGGACTTGAAAATAGCAACGGCTCTCTGAAATTAGATTggatcaaatcattttcattcattactTGTCTATAACTGAGATGGTAAACGAATAACGAGAGATGTTTTCATAGCGCATCGAGCTGCTAATATTATGTTTTGCTAGGAAAAAGTGTGCTTCTCCGAATGGTTAGCTCTCGAAGGTTGGAATTTGATCCGTTCTTTGGTAAGTGGGCACATAGTGGTCTTAATCTTGAGGCTTGTCATATTCCTTGGAACAGATAATAATCTTTGTGTTTGTGCAATGATATGCGCTCCTTCAGATATCAGATTCTTTTTCCTCATCAAATTAGTGTTATTTGTATTGATACGATTCTTGGATTGCACCTTTTTTTAAGTCGGTTTCTAAGCCCCTACCGACACTTCGGTTAATATTGCTTCATGTTTATAAtaatgaaatgcaaataaaagctTATTAACATGGATTTGACGGGATTGTAGAGAGGCAGATAGAGCCGCCTCGTGGTGAATTCTCCCTGGGAAAAAAACCCAGTGTTTTATGTCACAGTTTGCTCGAAGAAGAACCCTTGATTTCCTAAGAATAGGGTCTCGAGTTACCCAAAAGAAGGACGGTTTGTTGATCTTTAAAGTACAAGTTCAAAAATGTACAACTAGGAATAACCTGGAAAAGCAATGCAGTGTTGAAATCCTCAAACTCCACAATCCTGGTTTGCGAACTCCTTTTGCAGGAAgattgatcccatcagtattTGCAGCCATGTTAAGAAATTCATCGAATTACTTTTCAGCGTTCTTGGAGAGACACTCAAGAAAAATTCAGCTTGAACTACGTACGTATAGATATGCCGAAACAGTATCTAAGAAACACAACAGCAGACTTTTCTCGACATAAAATACTTAAGAAATCTCTTTTCAACTATCTCTAGAGCAACACCAAGACCTCTCATAATGGCCATGTATCAAAGTACTTCATAGGGAAAATATGAATATGTCTGAAGCACCATTAGTGCCAGCCCCAAAATGACAGCAAATCCAACTCAAGTTGACAGAACATGGCCAGTGGCCAAATAAGGCGACAatcaaactttcttttcacgCAGAACAGGGATTCTCACCAACTGAGATAATATCAAATGTAACAAAAGGTTTTTCCCAAAAGATGTGCTTCAGAGAGTGCGAGCAGATCCGCTATTTCTCGGCCGTTGAACAAACGTCATATgtaaatgattttcaaaaactttgccCATGTCAAATTTTATCAGCTTATTTTACAAGTCCTTATGCCATTCCCTGGAATAAAAAAGCTGGATTGCCTAATTCAATTTCTCCTCGACTTTCAAGGAGTCTTTCTCGTTCTTCCACAGTACTCAGGGTgcataaaaaaatgctttggtcGTCTAGTTTGACAAACTAATATTAAAATGTCTTGAAAGACTTGAGTAACGCGTtaattttctgaaaaagtaacggtatcggTAACGGCAGCACAGGTTTTTTAGCCCTCCCATTACCGttgctttcttcttttgttatgatttatggacgagggaaagaaaaaatgtataaaagttgct
This DNA window, taken from Tigriopus californicus strain San Diego chromosome 9, Tcal_SD_v2.1, whole genome shotgun sequence, encodes the following:
- the LOC131886544 gene encoding cell cycle checkpoint control protein RAD9A-like, which gives rise to MKCIIPSPNVKVFARAIHSLAKIGDELYLVPQIDGLALRTINSSRSAFTSFLFNPAYFSVYDEQKTSDEVPNCKIIMRRAVAIFKSISQVDRMVEAACIQIDPSESQVRIELRCKFNVTKSYVVPFLEADTVKAQYDTSESSNHLDIDSKTLSSVFDSFLQNQEEVTMIASPGEFKLKNFIEDQDEMSRRHAVSTVFTMKIPEFQSYAIKETSHVTYCLKELRSFNGFAEAFSLPLSATFDVGGKPIVFALSHEGFYEAALVMATIDENSATDPIPVNTGERLLSHVEPPPKASTQREPKPGKTSHLTPGVTPILAKEPLNRELLTPDVMAEMSMDQGGIWDIEGNEETVPRSPPSKKARVVFKRCFDATFYPQNMTAATRVLAPDSDDDDES